The following are encoded in a window of Nocardioides houyundeii genomic DNA:
- a CDS encoding YchJ family protein, with product MLDRECPCGAARSYDACCGRLHRGAARAVTAEELMRARYSAFALGQENFLFASWHPATRPEEVSVDPATRWTGLEVVECLDGGADDAVGVVEFVAHFAGGSLRERSRFERRAGRWVYLDGADPATSEAPTGVRSA from the coding sequence GTGCTGGATCGGGAGTGTCCTTGTGGCGCGGCGCGCAGCTATGACGCGTGCTGCGGTCGGTTGCACCGTGGCGCCGCCAGGGCGGTGACCGCCGAGGAGCTGATGCGCGCCCGCTACAGCGCCTTCGCCCTCGGCCAGGAGAACTTCCTGTTCGCCAGCTGGCACCCCGCGACCCGGCCCGAGGAGGTCTCCGTGGACCCGGCCACGCGGTGGACCGGGCTGGAGGTCGTGGAGTGCCTCGACGGCGGTGCGGACGACGCGGTCGGGGTGGTGGAGTTCGTGGCGCACTTCGCCGGCGGCAGCCTGCGGGAACGGAGCCGGTTCGAGCGCCGCGCGGGCCGCTGGGTGTACCTCGACGGAGCCGACCCGGCGACCTCGGAAGCACCCACGGGCGTCCGCTCCGCCTGA
- a CDS encoding VOC family protein — protein sequence MTPFWLTAFLDLPTPYFGRTVRFWADVTGYEVSPVRGADGEFASLLPPVGDEHLRVQRVGDGEPRIHLDLHVADPAAAARSAEQAGATRVAEAGHVVMRSPGGLDFCLVSHPASLRASPAEWSEGTSMVDQVTLDIPALDYDAECDFWAAVLGAPWRPSPTHAEFRRIVLPGLPLGVLLQRLAEAEGGVRAHLDLAAGDRHAEVRRHLALGARVSAEHLQWSVMTDPAGSPYCITGRTPGTANPTTDGRPQKDAS from the coding sequence GTGACCCCCTTCTGGCTGACCGCCTTCCTGGACCTGCCCACGCCGTACTTCGGGCGGACCGTCCGCTTCTGGGCCGACGTCACCGGCTACGAGGTGTCACCGGTGCGGGGTGCCGACGGCGAGTTCGCCTCGCTGCTGCCGCCCGTCGGGGACGAGCACCTGCGGGTGCAGCGCGTCGGCGACGGCGAGCCGCGGATCCACCTCGACCTGCACGTGGCCGACCCCGCGGCGGCGGCCCGGTCCGCGGAGCAGGCCGGGGCCACTCGGGTGGCCGAGGCCGGCCACGTGGTGATGCGCTCTCCCGGGGGTCTCGACTTCTGCCTGGTCAGCCATCCGGCCTCCCTGAGGGCGTCGCCGGCGGAGTGGTCCGAGGGCACCAGCATGGTCGACCAGGTCACCCTAGACATCCCCGCGCTCGACTACGACGCCGAGTGCGACTTCTGGGCGGCCGTGCTGGGCGCGCCCTGGCGGCCCTCTCCCACCCACGCTGAGTTCCGGCGGATCGTGCTGCCCGGGCTGCCGCTGGGCGTGCTGCTCCAGCGGTTGGCCGAGGCCGAGGGAGGGGTACGCGCCCACCTCGACCTCGCTGCCGGGGACCGGCACGCCGAGGTACGTCGACACCTGGCGCTGGGCGCTCGGGTCAGCGCCGAGCACCTCCAGTGGAGCGTGATGACCGACCCGGCGGGATCGCCGTACTGCATCACCGGTCGCACGCCGGGTACTGCGAACCCGACGACCGACGGGCGGCCCCAGAAGGACGCGTCGTGA
- a CDS encoding sigma 54-interacting transcriptional regulator, translating into MTTYAAEGQTEAPAARTLGQLRESGHQLRSLRTELRENLLAKLRAGEDPWPGLHGFSDTVVPQLERALIAGHDVVLLGERGQGKTRLLRTLVGLLDEWSPVIAGSELGEHPYDPITPQWRRIAAEQGDELAVEWVHRSERYAEKLATPDTSVADLIGDVDPMKVAEGRHLGDPETIHFGLIPRSHRGIVAINELPDLAERIQVAMLNVMEERDIQIRGYVLRLPLDVLVVASANPEDYTNRGRIITPLKDRFGAEIRTHYPVALADEIAVIRQEAQLVAEVPDALLEVLARFTGNLRESAAVDQRSGVSARFAIAGAETIAASALHRASRQGEDEAVARVVDLETAVEVLRGKIEFETGEEGREVEILTHLLRTALAATVREHFRGLDLGLLVEAVEEGATISTGEQVTARDFLAGLPVLGESELYDDIAARIDASTDGEIACAVELALEGLYLARRIGKDTDGTETVYG; encoded by the coding sequence GTGACGACGTACGCCGCCGAAGGCCAGACCGAAGCACCAGCAGCGCGCACCCTGGGCCAGCTCCGGGAGTCCGGGCACCAGCTGCGCAGCCTGCGCACCGAGCTGCGGGAGAACCTGCTCGCCAAGCTGCGCGCGGGCGAGGACCCGTGGCCCGGGCTGCACGGGTTCTCCGACACCGTGGTGCCGCAGCTCGAGCGGGCCCTGATCGCCGGCCACGACGTGGTGCTGCTGGGGGAGCGTGGGCAGGGCAAGACCCGGCTGCTGCGCACCCTGGTCGGGCTGCTCGACGAGTGGTCGCCGGTGATCGCCGGCTCCGAGCTCGGCGAGCACCCCTACGACCCGATCACCCCGCAGTGGCGGCGGATCGCCGCCGAGCAGGGCGACGAGCTGGCCGTGGAGTGGGTGCACCGCAGCGAGCGGTACGCCGAGAAGCTCGCCACCCCGGACACCTCGGTGGCGGACCTGATCGGCGACGTCGACCCGATGAAGGTCGCCGAGGGTCGACACCTCGGCGACCCGGAGACGATCCACTTCGGCCTGATCCCGCGCAGCCACCGCGGAATCGTGGCGATCAACGAGCTGCCCGACCTGGCCGAGCGCATCCAGGTGGCCATGCTCAACGTGATGGAGGAGCGCGACATCCAGATCCGCGGCTACGTGCTGCGGCTGCCTCTGGACGTGCTCGTGGTGGCCAGCGCCAACCCGGAGGACTACACCAACCGCGGTCGGATCATCACCCCGCTCAAGGACCGCTTCGGCGCCGAGATCCGCACCCACTACCCGGTCGCGCTGGCCGACGAGATCGCCGTGATCCGCCAGGAGGCGCAGCTGGTCGCCGAGGTGCCGGACGCCCTGCTGGAGGTGCTGGCCCGCTTCACCGGCAACCTGCGCGAGTCCGCCGCGGTCGACCAGCGCTCCGGCGTCAGTGCCCGCTTCGCGATCGCCGGCGCCGAGACCATCGCGGCCTCCGCGCTGCACCGGGCCTCCCGGCAGGGTGAGGACGAGGCGGTGGCCCGCGTGGTCGACCTCGAGACGGCGGTGGAGGTGCTGCGCGGCAAGATCGAGTTCGAGACCGGTGAGGAGGGCCGCGAGGTCGAGATCCTCACCCACCTGCTGCGCACCGCCCTGGCGGCCACCGTGCGCGAGCACTTCCGCGGCCTGGATCTCGGCCTGCTCGTCGAGGCCGTCGAGGAGGGCGCGACCATCTCCACCGGTGAGCAGGTGACCGCCCGGGACTTCCTCGCCGGGCTCCCGGTGCTGGGCGAGTCCGAGCTGTACGACGACATCGCCGCGCGCATCGACGCCAGCACCGACGGCGAGATCGCCTGTGCGGTCGAGCTCGCGCTGGAGGGCCTCTACCTGGCGCGGCGCATCGGCAAGGACACCGACGGCACCGAGACCGTCTATGGCTGA
- a CDS encoding vWA domain-containing protein encodes MAERHTSRFRRYEGGDPLAPPVDLAEALDAIGEDVMAGYSPEHAMREFLRRGGEQQPGLDELGARVAAKRRELLQRHNLDGTLEQVRELLERAVLEERKQLARDVSMDDGDRAFRELRLDNLPASPSAAVTELSSYDWSSSEARQAYEEIKDLLGREMLDQRFAGMKEALEGATEQDRAAINEMLGDLNELLEKHQRGEDTDADFAEFMDKHGDFFPEGPENIDQLLDALAQRSAAAQRMLNSMTPEQRAELMQLSGQAFGSPELMEQLARMDANLQSLRPGEDWSGSERFDGEEGLGLGDGTGVLQDLADLDQLAEQLAQSHSGARLDDVDLDKLSRQLGEQAAVDARTLAELERALRDSGYLKRGSDGDLRLSPKAMRQLGKALLRDVATRLSGRQGQRDVRRSGAAGELNGASREWEFGDTEPWDVTRTLTNAVRRTVAEGGTPASGVRLRIEDIEIAETEARTQACVALLVDTSFSMAMDGRWVPMKRTALALHQLIRTRFRGDHLQLIGFGRHAQVMEIEELTGLDAKWAKGTNLHHGLLLANRHFRKHPNAQPVLLIVTDGEPTAHLESNGEVWFSYPPHPLTIAHSVRELDNSRRLGAQTTFFRLGEDPGLARFIESMARRVEGRMVSPELDDLGAAVVGSYLGSRAPSSSYTDQFGGWGERGFWAG; translated from the coding sequence ATGGCTGAGCGACACACCAGCCGGTTCAGGCGCTACGAGGGCGGCGACCCGTTGGCGCCGCCGGTCGACCTGGCCGAGGCGCTGGACGCGATCGGCGAGGACGTGATGGCCGGCTACTCCCCGGAGCACGCGATGCGGGAGTTCCTGCGGCGCGGCGGTGAGCAGCAGCCCGGTCTCGACGAGCTGGGCGCCAGGGTGGCGGCGAAGCGGCGTGAGCTGCTGCAGCGGCACAACCTGGACGGGACGCTGGAGCAGGTCCGGGAGCTGCTGGAGCGCGCGGTGCTCGAGGAGCGCAAGCAGCTGGCTCGCGACGTCAGCATGGACGACGGGGACCGCGCCTTCCGGGAGCTGCGCCTGGACAACCTCCCCGCCTCGCCCTCGGCCGCGGTGACCGAGCTGTCGTCGTACGACTGGAGCAGCAGCGAGGCCCGGCAGGCCTACGAGGAGATCAAGGACCTGCTCGGCCGCGAGATGCTCGACCAGCGGTTCGCCGGCATGAAGGAGGCGCTCGAGGGCGCCACCGAGCAGGACCGCGCCGCCATCAACGAGATGCTCGGCGACCTCAACGAGCTGCTGGAGAAGCACCAGCGCGGGGAGGACACCGACGCCGACTTCGCCGAGTTCATGGACAAGCACGGCGACTTCTTCCCCGAGGGGCCCGAGAACATCGACCAGCTGCTGGACGCGCTGGCACAGCGCAGCGCCGCGGCCCAGCGGATGCTCAACTCGATGACGCCCGAGCAGCGGGCCGAGCTGATGCAGCTCTCCGGCCAGGCCTTCGGCAGCCCCGAGCTGATGGAGCAGCTGGCCCGGATGGACGCCAACCTGCAGTCGCTGCGGCCCGGCGAGGACTGGTCCGGCTCCGAGCGGTTCGACGGCGAGGAGGGCCTGGGCCTGGGGGACGGCACCGGGGTGCTCCAGGACCTCGCTGACCTCGACCAGCTCGCCGAGCAGCTGGCCCAGTCCCACAGCGGCGCGCGGCTGGACGACGTGGACCTGGACAAGCTCTCGCGCCAGCTGGGCGAGCAGGCAGCCGTCGACGCGCGCACCCTGGCCGAGCTCGAGCGGGCGCTGCGCGACTCCGGCTACCTCAAGCGCGGCTCCGACGGGGACCTGCGCCTGAGCCCCAAGGCGATGCGCCAGCTCGGCAAGGCCCTGCTCCGCGACGTCGCCACCCGGCTCTCGGGTCGCCAGGGCCAGCGCGACGTACGGCGCTCCGGCGCCGCCGGCGAGCTCAACGGTGCCTCCCGGGAGTGGGAGTTCGGGGACACCGAGCCCTGGGACGTGACCCGGACCCTGACCAACGCCGTACGGCGCACCGTCGCCGAGGGCGGGACACCCGCGTCCGGGGTGCGGCTGCGGATCGAGGACATCGAGATCGCCGAGACCGAGGCCCGCACCCAGGCGTGCGTGGCGCTGCTGGTCGACACCAGCTTCTCGATGGCGATGGACGGCCGCTGGGTGCCGATGAAGCGGACCGCGCTGGCCCTGCACCAGCTGATCCGCACCCGGTTCCGCGGGGACCACCTGCAGCTCATCGGCTTCGGGCGGCACGCCCAGGTGATGGAGATCGAGGAGCTGACGGGGCTCGACGCCAAGTGGGCCAAGGGCACCAACCTCCATCACGGCCTGCTCTTGGCCAACCGGCACTTCCGCAAGCACCCGAACGCCCAGCCGGTGCTGCTGATCGTCACCGACGGCGAGCCCACCGCGCACCTGGAGTCGAACGGCGAGGTGTGGTTCAGCTATCCGCCGCACCCGCTGACCATCGCCCACTCGGTGCGCGAGCTGGACAACTCCCGTCGGCTCGGCGCCCAGACCACGTTCTTCCGGCTGGGGGAGGACCCCGGCCTGGCCCGGTTCATCGAGTCGATGGCCCGCCGGGTGGAGGGCCGCATGGTCTCCCCGGAGCTCGACGACCTGGGGGCGGCCGTGGTCGGCAGCTACCTGGGCTCGCGCGCCCCGAGCTCCTCCTACACCGACCAGTTCGGCGGTTGGGGCGAGAGGGGCTTCTGGGCGGGCTGA
- a CDS encoding MalY/PatB family protein, whose translation MQILSASLDELRATRSSVKWRLYPEDVIPVWVAEMDTQPCQPVVDAVTAAVSRGDTGYAWGPPLVEAFAGFAARRWGWEVDPARVMQVPDVMLGIEQVIQARVPVGGSVVVSPPVYDSFFGFVASTRRRLLEAPLTAEHRLDPEALALAFEEAGMGSAYLLCNPQNPTGTVHTADELRMVAALAQEHGILVVSDEIHAPLVQAGSTFTPYLSLPEAGRGLAVVSGSKTWNLAGLKTALLVAGHQTSHGLHEVVTHGAQHLAVIAQTAAYDHGEAWLDQLVGELAERRALLLDLLGEHLPEVAVAPSEATYLAWLDCSALGLDDPAATFLERGVAVVPGTRYDPRATSWVRFNFGTSAEVIREAVRRMAG comes from the coding sequence ATGCAGATCCTCAGCGCCAGCCTGGACGAGCTCCGTGCCACCCGCAGCAGCGTGAAGTGGCGCCTCTACCCCGAGGACGTGATCCCGGTCTGGGTGGCCGAGATGGACACCCAGCCCTGCCAGCCCGTCGTCGACGCGGTCACCGCGGCCGTGAGCCGGGGGGACACCGGCTATGCCTGGGGGCCCCCGCTGGTCGAGGCGTTCGCCGGGTTCGCGGCACGGCGCTGGGGCTGGGAGGTCGACCCTGCCCGGGTGATGCAGGTCCCCGACGTGATGCTCGGGATCGAGCAGGTCATCCAGGCCCGGGTCCCGGTCGGCGGCTCGGTGGTGGTCAGCCCACCGGTCTACGACTCGTTCTTCGGCTTCGTCGCCTCCACCAGGCGCCGGCTGCTCGAAGCCCCGCTCACTGCCGAGCACCGACTCGATCCCGAGGCGCTGGCCCTGGCCTTCGAGGAGGCGGGCATGGGCTCGGCCTACCTGCTGTGCAACCCGCAGAACCCCACCGGCACCGTGCACACCGCGGACGAGCTGCGGATGGTCGCGGCCCTGGCTCAGGAGCACGGGATCCTCGTGGTCTCCGACGAGATCCACGCCCCGCTGGTGCAGGCGGGCAGCACCTTCACGCCGTACCTCTCGCTGCCGGAGGCGGGTCGCGGGCTGGCCGTGGTGAGCGGCTCCAAGACCTGGAACCTCGCGGGCCTCAAGACCGCCCTGCTGGTCGCCGGGCACCAGACCAGCCACGGGCTGCACGAGGTCGTCACCCACGGTGCCCAGCACCTGGCGGTGATCGCCCAGACCGCCGCCTACGACCACGGGGAGGCGTGGCTGGACCAGCTGGTGGGCGAGCTCGCCGAGCGGCGGGCGCTGCTGCTCGACCTGCTGGGCGAGCACCTGCCCGAGGTGGCGGTGGCGCCGTCCGAGGCGACGTACCTGGCCTGGCTGGACTGCTCCGCCCTCGGCCTCGACGACCCGGCCGCGACCTTCCTGGAGCGCGGCGTCGCCGTGGTGCCCGGCACCCGCTACGACCCGCGTGCCACCAGCTGGGTCCGGTTCAACTTCGGCACCTCGGCCGAGGTGATCCGCGAGGCGGTACGCCGGATGGCCGGCTGA
- a CDS encoding ABC1 kinase family protein — MVDLPRRAVIRSARLAALPLGYAGRSAIGIGKRMGGKSAEAVLSDVQQRTAEQLFRTLGELKGGAMKFGQALSVLEAALPEEASAPYREHLTALQDNAPTMSTQDVRDAIEAGMGPDWRERIVWLDGAAAAAASIGQVHRARWHDGREVAVKVQYPGADEALLGDLRRISMVARGMSPVFPGLDLVPLINELQARAAEELDYALEAQAQEVFAEAFDGDPEIVVPHVVHAEHTVLVTEWMESEGSLARIIAEGTQAERDHYGELLVRFTFAGPARTGMLHADPHPGNFRTIPEPDGTPGRLGVLDFGAVARLPGGTFPPAIGRLLRAALEDDADLLLAGLREEGFVKDGMRVDARVLLDFLRPFVEPMREDRFRFTRAWMRDQFERLNDPRSPGFTLATKINLPPSYLLIHRTWLGGIGLLCQLEAEAPFRALLEESLPGFAPEEA, encoded by the coding sequence ATGGTCGACCTCCCTCGCAGGGCTGTCATCCGCAGCGCCCGGCTCGCCGCGCTGCCGCTGGGGTACGCCGGTCGCTCCGCCATCGGGATCGGCAAGCGGATGGGTGGCAAGTCGGCCGAGGCGGTGCTCAGCGACGTGCAGCAGCGCACCGCCGAGCAGCTCTTCCGCACGCTCGGGGAGCTCAAGGGCGGGGCGATGAAGTTCGGCCAGGCGCTCTCGGTGCTGGAGGCGGCACTGCCCGAGGAGGCGTCGGCGCCGTACCGCGAGCACCTCACCGCCCTCCAGGACAACGCGCCGACGATGTCGACCCAGGACGTGCGGGACGCGATCGAGGCCGGCATGGGGCCGGACTGGCGCGAGCGGATCGTCTGGCTCGACGGGGCCGCCGCCGCGGCGGCCTCCATCGGCCAGGTGCACCGCGCCCGGTGGCACGACGGCCGGGAGGTGGCGGTCAAGGTGCAGTACCCGGGTGCCGACGAGGCGCTGCTGGGCGACCTGCGCCGCATCTCGATGGTGGCGCGCGGGATGTCGCCGGTCTTCCCCGGTCTCGACCTGGTCCCGCTCATCAACGAGCTGCAGGCCCGCGCCGCCGAGGAGCTCGACTACGCCCTGGAGGCCCAGGCCCAGGAGGTCTTCGCCGAGGCCTTCGACGGCGACCCCGAGATCGTGGTGCCGCACGTGGTGCACGCCGAGCACACGGTCCTGGTGACCGAGTGGATGGAGAGCGAGGGATCCTTGGCCCGGATCATCGCCGAGGGCACCCAGGCCGAGCGCGACCACTACGGCGAGCTGCTGGTCCGGTTCACCTTCGCGGGGCCGGCGCGCACCGGGATGCTGCACGCCGACCCGCACCCCGGCAACTTCCGCACCATCCCCGAGCCCGACGGCACGCCCGGTCGGCTCGGGGTGCTGGACTTCGGGGCGGTGGCCCGGCTGCCCGGGGGCACGTTCCCGCCGGCGATCGGCCGCCTGCTGCGAGCCGCGCTGGAGGACGACGCCGACCTGCTGCTGGCCGGGCTGCGCGAGGAGGGCTTCGTCAAGGACGGCATGCGGGTGGACGCAAGGGTGCTGCTGGACTTCCTGCGCCCCTTCGTGGAGCCGATGCGCGAGGACCGGTTCCGCTTCACCCGGGCCTGGATGCGGGACCAGTTCGAGCGGCTCAACGACCCGCGCTCCCCGGGGTTCACGCTGGCCACCAAGATCAACCTGCCGCCGTCTTACCTGTTGATCCACCGCACCTGGCTGGGCGGGATCGGCCTGCTCTGCCAGCTCGAGGCCGAGGCCCCCTTCCGGGCGCTGCTGGAGGAGAGCCTCCCCGGCTTCGCGCCCGAGGAGGCCTGA
- the msrA gene encoding peptide-methionine (S)-S-oxide reductase MsrA — translation MLFGRTKNDLPTPDDALPGRPSQPWTLREHVVLGTPVMSEEVPEGMEVAIFGLGCFWGAEEIYWQVPGVWSTSVGYAGGYTPHPTYEEVCSGRTGHTEAVRIVFDPAVVSYADLVKRFFEIHDPTQGMRQGNDVGTQYRSAIYFTSAEQEQVARDLTKAYADELARRQLGTVTTEIRPAQEAGWYYAEDPHQQYLAKNPMGYRCHANTGVKFPG, via the coding sequence ATGCTGTTCGGCCGCACCAAGAACGATCTGCCCACCCCCGACGACGCGCTGCCCGGGCGTCCCAGCCAGCCGTGGACGCTGCGCGAGCACGTGGTGCTCGGCACCCCGGTGATGAGCGAGGAGGTGCCCGAGGGGATGGAGGTGGCGATCTTCGGCCTCGGCTGCTTCTGGGGCGCGGAGGAGATCTACTGGCAGGTGCCCGGCGTCTGGTCGACCTCGGTCGGCTACGCCGGCGGCTACACCCCGCACCCGACGTACGAGGAGGTGTGCTCGGGCCGCACCGGCCACACCGAGGCCGTGCGCATCGTCTTCGACCCCGCCGTCGTGAGCTACGCGGACCTGGTGAAGCGGTTCTTCGAGATCCACGACCCGACCCAGGGCATGCGGCAGGGCAACGACGTCGGCACGCAGTACCGCTCGGCGATCTACTTCACCTCCGCGGAGCAGGAGCAGGTCGCCCGTGACCTGACCAAGGCGTACGCCGACGAGCTGGCGCGCCGCCAGCTGGGCACGGTCACCACCGAGATCCGGCCGGCGCAGGAGGCGGGCTGGTACTACGCCGAGGACCCGCACCAGCAGTACCTCGCCAAGAACCCCATGGGCTACCGCTGCCACGCCAACACGGGCGTGAAGTTCCCCGGCTGA
- a CDS encoding cystathionine gamma-synthase, with translation MTQSSSSEHTAKSGFATRAIHAGYEPDEMTGAVIPPIYATSTYKQDGVGGLRGGYEYSRSANPTRTALEGALAAVEEGERGFAFASGLAAEDTLVRALCRPGDHVVLPDDAYGGTFRLFDKVEKVWGLDLSPAPVSDLDAVRAAIQPGRTKLVWVETPTNPMLNIADIEALAAVAHEAGARLVVDNTFASPYLQQPLTLGADVVVHSTTKYVGGHSDVVGGALVVRDLEVAEAIAFHQNAIGAVAGPFDCFLTHRGLKTLAVRMDKHCDNAERIVEFLASHPAVSEVIYPGLPEHPGHQVAARQMKRFGGMISFRVAAGEQAALDACAKAEVFTLGESLGGVESLIEHPGRMTHASVAGTDLEVPADLVRLSVGIETCEDLLADLDRALG, from the coding sequence GTGACCCAGTCCAGCAGCAGCGAGCACACCGCCAAGTCCGGGTTCGCCACGCGTGCCATCCACGCCGGCTACGAGCCCGACGAGATGACCGGGGCGGTGATCCCACCGATCTACGCCACCAGCACCTACAAGCAGGACGGCGTCGGCGGCCTGCGCGGCGGGTACGAGTACAGCCGCTCCGCCAACCCGACCCGCACCGCGCTCGAGGGCGCGCTGGCGGCCGTGGAGGAGGGGGAGCGCGGGTTCGCGTTCGCCTCCGGCCTGGCGGCCGAGGACACCCTGGTCCGGGCGCTGTGCCGTCCCGGGGACCACGTGGTGCTGCCCGACGACGCCTACGGCGGCACCTTCCGGCTCTTCGACAAGGTCGAGAAGGTCTGGGGCCTGGACCTGAGTCCGGCTCCGGTCTCCGACCTGGACGCGGTCCGCGCGGCGATCCAGCCCGGCCGCACCAAGCTGGTGTGGGTGGAGACCCCCACCAACCCGATGCTCAACATCGCCGACATCGAGGCGCTGGCGGCCGTCGCCCACGAGGCCGGGGCGCGGCTGGTGGTCGACAACACCTTCGCCTCGCCGTACCTCCAGCAGCCGCTGACCCTGGGTGCCGACGTGGTGGTCCACTCGACCACCAAGTACGTCGGCGGGCACTCCGACGTGGTCGGCGGCGCGCTGGTGGTGCGCGACCTCGAGGTCGCCGAGGCGATCGCCTTCCACCAGAACGCGATCGGCGCGGTGGCCGGCCCCTTCGACTGCTTCCTGACCCACCGCGGACTGAAGACGCTGGCGGTGCGGATGGACAAGCACTGCGACAACGCCGAGCGGATCGTGGAGTTCCTGGCCTCGCACCCGGCCGTCTCCGAGGTGATCTACCCCGGTCTGCCCGAGCACCCCGGGCACCAGGTCGCGGCCCGCCAGATGAAGCGGTTCGGCGGGATGATCAGCTTCCGGGTCGCCGCCGGCGAGCAGGCCGCGCTGGACGCGTGCGCCAAGGCGGAGGTCTTCACCCTGGGGGAGTCGCTGGGCGGCGTGGAGTCGCTCATCGAGCACCCGGGACGGATGACGCACGCGAGCGTCGCCGGCACCGACCTGGAGGTGCCCGCCGACCTGGTGCGGCTCAGCGTCGGCATCGAGACCTGCGAGGACCTGCTCGCCGACCTCGACCGCGCCCTGGGCTGA
- a CDS encoding glutamate mutase L: MAGRLAVCVDFGSTFTKAALIDLVEARVLASASHPTTLGTDVLDGYDDCLAQLSRVDADAARAQVLACSSAGGGLRIAVVGNEELVTAEAGRRVALSSGGSVVAVLAASRALPEAAALSAAAPDVVLLTGGTDGGNAEALLGCARALVAAGWRGPVVVAGNVEAQPEVAEILGAAGVPSVRAANVVPRIGVLTPESARAAIRSMFLSHVIGGKHLSARAEFTAMVRGATPDVVLTGVELLARGLDEEHPGAGDVAVVDVGGATTDVYSVLEVDPDSAHSGSAGLSREVVATTGVARTVEGDLGMRWSAPSTVAAAGLVDLVEPAARRRDDPGALPGDEQGAAVDEAIARAAVGLALRRHAGRSRVVLGPQGRVVERTGADLREVALLVASGGVLRHGRPGVAQRVLAGSTGTEVDGGWQLPGAPRVVVDTDCVLAWTGLLAADHPGTAYRLARGMLLARDG, from the coding sequence TTGGCTGGGAGGCTGGCCGTCTGCGTCGACTTCGGCTCGACCTTCACCAAGGCGGCCCTGATCGACCTGGTCGAGGCCCGGGTGCTGGCCTCGGCCAGCCACCCCACGACGCTGGGCACCGACGTCCTCGACGGGTACGACGACTGCCTCGCGCAGCTGTCCCGGGTCGACGCGGATGCCGCCCGGGCACAGGTGCTGGCCTGCTCCTCGGCCGGCGGCGGACTGCGGATCGCCGTGGTCGGCAACGAGGAGCTGGTGACAGCCGAGGCCGGACGACGTGTCGCGCTGTCCAGCGGAGGCTCCGTCGTCGCCGTGCTGGCGGCCTCGCGGGCCCTGCCGGAGGCCGCCGCGCTGTCCGCGGCGGCCCCGGACGTGGTGCTGCTGACCGGCGGCACCGACGGCGGGAACGCGGAGGCCCTGCTGGGCTGTGCCCGGGCGCTGGTGGCCGCCGGCTGGCGGGGGCCGGTGGTGGTCGCCGGCAACGTCGAGGCTCAGCCCGAGGTCGCGGAGATCCTGGGCGCGGCCGGAGTGCCGTCGGTGCGGGCGGCCAACGTGGTGCCCCGGATCGGGGTGCTCACCCCGGAGTCGGCGCGGGCCGCGATCAGGTCGATGTTCCTGAGCCACGTGATCGGAGGCAAGCACCTGTCCGCGCGTGCGGAGTTCACCGCCATGGTGCGCGGGGCCACCCCCGACGTGGTGCTGACCGGGGTGGAGCTGCTGGCCCGAGGCCTCGACGAGGAGCACCCCGGTGCCGGCGACGTGGCGGTGGTCGACGTCGGCGGCGCGACCACCGACGTCTACAGCGTCCTGGAGGTCGACCCCGACTCAGCGCACAGCGGCAGCGCCGGCCTCTCACGCGAGGTGGTGGCCACCACCGGGGTGGCCCGCACCGTCGAGGGCGACCTGGGCATGCGCTGGTCCGCGCCCAGCACCGTCGCGGCAGCCGGCCTGGTCGACCTGGTCGAGCCCGCCGCCCGCCGACGGGACGACCCCGGGGCCCTGCCGGGTGACGAGCAGGGCGCGGCCGTCGACGAGGCGATCGCCCGGGCGGCCGTCGGACTGGCGCTGCGCCGCCACGCCGGCCGCTCCCGGGTGGTGCTCGGCCCACAGGGACGCGTGGTGGAGCGGACCGGGGCCGACCTGCGGGAGGTCGCGCTGCTGGTCGCCTCCGGCGGGGTGCTCAGGCACGGGCGACCCGGCGTCGCGCAGCGGGTGCTCGCCGGCAGCACGGGGACCGAGGTGGACGGCGGCTGGCAGCTGCCCGGTGCGCCTCGGGTGGTGGTGGACACCGACTGCGTGCTGGCCTGGACCGGGCTGCTGGCCGCGGACCATCCGGGTACGGCGTACCGGTTGGCGCGTGGCATGTTGCTCGCCCGCGATGGGTAG